The Mycolicibacterium flavescens genome has a segment encoding these proteins:
- the rebM_3 gene encoding methyltransferase family protein, translated as MDVTPTLSLFDDAYKSGTAPWVIGEPQPAIVGLERAGLIRGAVLDVGCGAGEHTVLLAGLGYDVLGVDYAPSAVEHARRNAEAKGVDARFEVADAMDLGEAAYDTIVDSALFHIFDDTDRARYVRSLHAACRPGGLVHVLALSDRGRGFGPQVSESDIRGAFGDGWVLESLGETTYRGIVQPAQADAIGSAPGTLVDEPAWLARIRRP; from the coding sequence ATGGATGTGACACCTACTCTCTCGCTATTCGACGACGCCTACAAGAGCGGAACCGCACCGTGGGTGATCGGCGAGCCGCAGCCGGCGATCGTCGGCCTGGAACGCGCGGGCCTGATCAGGGGCGCGGTGCTCGACGTCGGCTGTGGCGCCGGTGAGCACACGGTCCTGCTCGCCGGCCTGGGCTACGACGTGCTCGGCGTCGACTACGCACCCTCGGCGGTCGAGCATGCCCGCAGAAACGCCGAGGCCAAGGGCGTCGACGCGCGGTTCGAGGTCGCCGACGCGATGGATCTCGGGGAGGCCGCCTACGACACCATCGTCGACAGCGCGCTGTTCCACATCTTCGACGACACCGACCGCGCCAGGTACGTGCGCAGTCTGCACGCGGCGTGCCGGCCGGGCGGGCTGGTCCACGTGCTCGCGCTCTCCGACCGCGGTCGCGGGTTCGGCCCTCAGGTCAGCGAATCCGACATCCGCGGCGCGTTCGGAGACGGGTGGGTCCTCGAGTCGCTGGGGGAGACCACCTACCGCGGCATCGTTCAGCCGGCTCAGGCCGACGCGATCGGATCGGCGCCCGGAACTCTCGTCGACGAACCGGCGTGGCTGGCCCGAATCCGCCGCCCCTGA
- a CDS encoding ketosteroid isomerase-like protein, giving the protein MTVAHDVVTDVADRLFAAIETGDRDAISRLWHDDVVVWKVADRDRDKDRALRVLHWFIDTTSQRRYEVIDRQLFDGGLVQQHILHATGHNGGVIAMRVGIIIKLGADGLISRIDEYFDPTEIAPLLEPTT; this is encoded by the coding sequence GTGACCGTTGCCCACGACGTTGTCACCGACGTGGCGGATCGCTTGTTCGCGGCGATCGAGACCGGCGACCGCGACGCCATTTCGCGGCTGTGGCACGACGACGTCGTGGTCTGGAAGGTCGCCGACCGCGACCGTGACAAGGACCGGGCGCTTCGAGTCCTGCACTGGTTCATCGACACCACCTCACAACGCCGATACGAGGTCATCGATCGTCAGCTGTTCGACGGAGGGCTGGTCCAGCAGCACATCCTGCACGCGACAGGACACAACGGCGGCGTCATCGCGATGCGCGTGGGCATCATCATCAAGCTGGGCGCCGACGGGCTGATCAGCCGGATCGACGAGTACTTCGACCCAACGGAGATCGCTCCGTTGCTCGAGCCCACCACGTGA
- the yceI gene encoding YceI like family: MVSLSELFSDPASTGTWKLDPAQSTIGVRSKSMWGLVPVKGRFTEFSGDGQLSAPQTVSGHIEINAASLRTGIRKRDEHLHSADFFGAETHPEISVLITGADAIDGDTIDLRAELTIKGTTKPLTLRTKVTPVGDGGMRLVTEATVNRRDFGVDGNLVGMIGDKSTISGDLVFRHTR, from the coding sequence ATGGTAAGCCTGAGCGAACTTTTCAGCGATCCCGCCTCGACAGGAACGTGGAAGCTGGACCCGGCTCAGTCCACGATCGGGGTGCGCAGCAAGTCGATGTGGGGCCTGGTACCCGTCAAGGGACGGTTCACCGAGTTCAGCGGTGACGGCCAATTATCGGCTCCGCAAACGGTTTCCGGACACATCGAGATCAACGCCGCGTCGCTGCGCACCGGTATCCGCAAGCGCGACGAACATCTGCACTCCGCCGATTTCTTTGGCGCAGAAACCCATCCGGAAATCAGCGTGCTCATCACCGGGGCCGACGCGATCGACGGCGACACCATCGACCTGCGCGCCGAACTGACCATCAAGGGCACGACCAAACCCCTGACGCTGCGAACCAAGGTCACACCGGTCGGCGACGGCGGGATGCGGCTGGTCACCGAGGCCACCGTCAACCGGCGAGACTTCGGCGTCGACGGCAACCTGGTGGGCATGATCGGTGACAAGTCGACGATCTCCGGCGACTTGGTGTTCCGGCACACCCGCTAG
- a CDS encoding response regulator with CheY-like receiver domain and winged-helix DNA-binding domain — protein MAESSRPLRVLVYSDNPRTREEVQLALGKRVHPELPELTYVEVATGPMVIRQMDEGGFDLVILDGEATPVGGMGIAKQLKDEIEDCPPILVLTGRPDDAWLARWSRAEAAVPHPIDPIRLGDAVASLLRTLVQ, from the coding sequence ATGGCCGAGTCATCGCGTCCGCTGCGGGTCCTCGTCTACAGCGATAACCCCAGGACCCGAGAAGAGGTACAACTCGCGCTCGGTAAGCGGGTGCATCCGGAGTTGCCAGAGCTGACCTACGTCGAGGTGGCGACGGGCCCCATGGTCATCCGCCAGATGGATGAAGGCGGGTTCGATCTGGTGATCCTCGACGGCGAGGCCACCCCCGTCGGCGGGATGGGAATCGCCAAGCAGCTCAAGGACGAGATCGAGGATTGCCCGCCGATCCTGGTGCTCACCGGCCGTCCCGATGACGCGTGGCTGGCCCGCTGGTCGCGCGCGGAAGCCGCGGTTCCCCACCCGATCGATCCGATCCGACTCGGCGACGCCGTGGCCTCGCTGCTGCGCACCCTGGTGCAATAG
- the ndhC gene encoding NADH-ubiquinone/plastoquinone oxidoreductase, chain 3, producing MDLYTPILVLGAIAAAFAVGSVAIALLVGPRRYNRAKLEAYECGIEPVPHGGASGQPTGQRFPIKYYLTAMLFIIFDIEIVFLYPWAVAFDNLGLFALIEMLLFMATVFVAYAYVWRRGGLAWD from the coding sequence ATGGATTTGTACACGCCAATCCTGGTGCTTGGCGCTATTGCGGCGGCGTTCGCGGTCGGCTCGGTTGCCATTGCTCTGCTGGTCGGTCCGCGTCGCTACAACAGGGCCAAGCTCGAGGCCTACGAATGCGGCATCGAGCCGGTGCCGCACGGGGGCGCGTCCGGTCAGCCGACCGGCCAGCGGTTTCCGATCAAGTACTACCTGACCGCGATGTTGTTCATCATCTTCGACATCGAGATCGTCTTCCTGTACCCGTGGGCGGTTGCTTTCGACAATCTCGGACTGTTTGCGCTGATAGAGATGCTGCTGTTCATGGCGACGGTGTTCGTGGCCTACGCCTATGTGTGGCGACGGGGAGGTCTGGCATGGGACTAG